The following are from one region of the Candidatus Kryptoniota bacterium genome:
- a CDS encoding PAS domain S-box protein, translating into MAASKKLFGEIRVLLLEDSLDMRGQISRMLENSGLGFTVDAIPSSSGLTRKLMSRKFDALVIDYDLSIGDADTVIRTAKEFDPFLPIVLISRTFIEEIYADENQLGADSYLPLTEISPKIFPRALVRRIKDLNIVREAIDYRRQSVLKSYEVDILASLVKKMTETNDLKSVMQDLAEQIVRKLEVKVVALQRYVPLKKGFAVYGIYPQGKLVRSAEMYFGISLDSFVFPFDPDNCIVDQYTMERRAWVGTDFSDVFGTTMPAQAARMIQKFAGVKSIYNAPFYSKDQLLGGILVGNVRDSFTPEELEAFNAIVQTSSFLFEYHGSVEGQITQSRKLQAIHEASTQLHENLRPEKIFEIIYERSAPIVPADIVRLFLYDRESRTLREQKAFLSKGRQHSSIVPEIPMGKGLVGIAALRNESVLENYAQLNPESFYAGDRPELEHLLAVPISYQDELQGMLVMIRLKDEPFSESDRDALEIFASQLAIALNNSKRYEDLLRSETLYRLVLESVDDPVALVGIDGKLLYVNRKFEEASGYASGEVLGRDFRFLIHPDDWQFVVGQFQTRLSGRPAPGKSQFRFVTKTGEVRTADYTVATITIEGKITGILGIARDITGA; encoded by the coding sequence TGCTTGAGGACTCTCTCGACATGCGCGGGCAGATCTCTCGCATGCTCGAGAATTCCGGTCTCGGGTTCACCGTCGACGCGATTCCCAGTTCCTCAGGGCTAACCAGGAAGCTGATGTCACGGAAATTCGACGCGCTCGTGATCGATTACGATCTCTCAATTGGCGACGCCGATACAGTCATCCGAACGGCAAAAGAATTCGATCCCTTCCTCCCCATCGTTCTGATTTCCAGAACTTTCATCGAAGAAATTTACGCGGACGAAAACCAACTGGGAGCGGATTCGTATTTGCCGCTCACTGAAATTTCGCCTAAGATATTTCCGCGCGCACTTGTGAGGAGGATCAAAGACCTGAACATAGTGCGGGAGGCGATCGATTACCGGAGACAATCCGTCTTAAAGTCTTATGAGGTGGACATCCTCGCCTCGCTTGTGAAGAAAATGACAGAGACGAACGACCTCAAATCCGTCATGCAGGATCTGGCCGAACAGATCGTGAGAAAGCTCGAAGTGAAAGTTGTAGCGCTCCAACGATACGTCCCGCTCAAAAAGGGTTTCGCAGTGTACGGCATTTATCCGCAGGGAAAACTTGTCAGGTCGGCGGAAATGTATTTCGGAATTTCCCTCGATTCGTTTGTATTTCCATTCGATCCCGACAATTGTATCGTGGATCAATACACCATGGAGCGGAGAGCATGGGTCGGGACCGACTTCTCCGACGTGTTCGGAACGACGATGCCCGCTCAGGCAGCCAGGATGATCCAGAAGTTTGCCGGAGTGAAGTCGATATACAATGCGCCGTTCTACAGCAAAGATCAACTCCTTGGAGGAATACTGGTGGGGAATGTCCGGGACAGTTTTACACCTGAGGAGTTGGAGGCGTTCAACGCCATAGTCCAGACGAGCTCATTCCTCTTCGAGTACCACGGAAGCGTGGAGGGTCAGATTACCCAGAGCCGGAAACTGCAGGCCATTCATGAAGCAAGCACTCAGCTTCACGAGAACCTGCGTCCCGAGAAAATCTTTGAGATCATTTACGAGCGATCGGCGCCGATCGTGCCGGCGGATATCGTAAGATTGTTTCTTTATGATCGAGAGAGCAGAACACTTCGCGAACAGAAAGCTTTTCTCAGTAAGGGGAGACAGCACAGCTCAATCGTCCCGGAGATTCCGATGGGAAAGGGACTGGTCGGTATTGCCGCGCTCCGGAACGAATCCGTTCTGGAGAATTATGCTCAGCTTAATCCTGAATCATTCTATGCGGGTGATCGCCCGGAGTTGGAGCATCTGCTAGCAGTTCCGATATCGTATCAGGACGAGCTGCAAGGAATGCTCGTCATGATTCGACTGAAAGACGAGCCGTTCAGCGAGTCTGACCGGGATGCGCTGGAGATATTCGCGTCCCAGTTGGCGATCGCCCTGAACAATTCCAAACGGTACGAAGATCTCCTCCGAAGCGAGACCCTCTACCGGCTCGTCCTCGAGAGCGTCGATGATCCTGTCGCGCTAGTCGGAATCGACGGGAAGCTACTGTATGTGAACCGGAAGTTTGAAGAGGCATCCGGCTACGCGTCGGGAGAAGTCCTGGGAAGAGATTTCAGGTTTCTTATTCACCCGGACGATTGGCAGTTCGTGGTGGGACAATTTCAGACACGTCTAAGCGGTCGTCCAGCACCCGGGAAATCCCAGTTCAGATTTGTGACGAAGACGGGTGAGGTACGGACAGCCGATTATACGGTAGCGACTATTACAATCGAAGGGAAGATCACAGGCATACTCGGAATAGCGCGCGACATAACCGGCGCTTAG
- a CDS encoding cold-shock protein, translating to MEQGTVKWFNATKGYGFISREGGDDVFVHFKAIIGEGYKTLKEGDKVQFEVEQGPKGLQAAKVKKV from the coding sequence ATGGAGCAAGGAACCGTAAAGTGGTTCAATGCAACCAAGGGATACGGCTTCATCTCACGCGAAGGCGGGGATGACGTGTTTGTCCATTTCAAAGCGATTATTGGCGAAGGCTATAAAACTTTGAAGGAAGGCGACAAGGTCCAGTTCGAAGTCGAGCAAGGCCCTAAAGGATTGCAAGCGGCAAAGGTAAAGAAAGTCTAA
- a CDS encoding PspC domain-containing protein, translating into MERRLYRSRKNRVVAGVAGGLGEYFDIDPVFVRIIFVLATLASGTGLIAYIILWIVVPHEKIVFPEQKSTAEGDTAMQDKQHEYEYRNRRRRGSAIGGITLIVIGGLFLADNYLPHFSFSDTWPLILVAIGIGLIVNSVRREEEKEDRHENQ; encoded by the coding sequence ATGGAACGCAGGTTATATCGCTCCAGGAAAAATCGGGTCGTCGCCGGTGTGGCGGGTGGACTCGGTGAATACTTCGACATCGACCCTGTGTTCGTCAGAATTATCTTTGTGCTCGCGACTTTGGCGAGCGGAACCGGGCTGATTGCTTACATAATTCTCTGGATCGTCGTCCCCCACGAGAAAATAGTTTTTCCCGAACAAAAATCTACCGCGGAAGGAGATACTGCCATGCAAGACAAACAACATGAATACGAATACAGAAACCGCAGGCGACGCGGAAGCGCCATTGGCGGAATAACACTGATCGTTATCGGCGGACTGTTCCTCGCGGACAATTATCTGCCTCACTTCAGTTTCTCTGATACGTGGCCGCTCATACTGGTCGCCATCGGCATCGGCCTTATCGTGAACTCTGTCCGCAGGGAAGAAGAGAAGGAAGATCGTCATGAAAATCAGTAG
- a CDS encoding DUF5668 domain-containing protein, with amino-acid sequence MKISRLFAGVLIVALGVALFLTNFDVLSVNWRFIFKLWPVLLVFGGISVLVSNSKWRAVLYGVTSVLVILWIFSAASVGWGNFHGLFHRGDRTAHTQEFVQDMEKGIRHGQLRLNSGAGTFNINDTTDDMFYARAETNVGYYSLDVDKDGATETLNLNYEEKNNSWNFGGSTNTVDMKLNPNLDWKIVAEVGACSTDFDLTPYIVQRVELKAGASSLKVKVGDRADSTTVKMDAGASSITVYVPQGSGCQISDRAELSSKSFPDFVKGDDGTYHTANFENSKKKVFIEAEAGVSSIKVRRY; translated from the coding sequence ATGAAAATCAGTAGACTATTTGCGGGAGTGTTGATTGTTGCGCTGGGAGTGGCTCTCTTTCTCACCAACTTCGACGTGCTTTCTGTAAATTGGCGATTCATTTTCAAGTTGTGGCCGGTCCTCCTCGTGTTTGGCGGGATCTCCGTCCTTGTCTCCAATTCAAAATGGCGGGCGGTTCTATACGGAGTAACCTCGGTCCTGGTTATACTGTGGATCTTCTCGGCGGCCTCGGTCGGATGGGGAAACTTTCATGGACTATTCCATCGAGGCGATAGGACGGCGCACACACAGGAATTTGTACAAGACATGGAGAAGGGGATTCGCCACGGCCAGTTGAGGCTCAATTCCGGCGCGGGCACGTTTAATATTAATGATACCACCGATGACATGTTTTACGCACGAGCCGAAACCAATGTCGGATACTATTCTCTTGATGTCGACAAAGACGGCGCGACAGAGACTCTGAATCTGAATTATGAGGAAAAGAATAATAGCTGGAACTTCGGTGGTTCTACGAATACGGTGGACATGAAGCTCAATCCGAATCTGGACTGGAAGATCGTCGCGGAGGTCGGTGCCTGTTCTACTGATTTCGATCTTACTCCGTATATCGTCCAGCGCGTTGAGCTTAAGGCGGGCGCTTCTTCATTGAAAGTGAAAGTCGGAGACAGAGCGGATTCTACCACGGTTAAAATGGATGCCGGTGCCTCGAGCATTACCGTTTATGTCCCACAGGGATCCGGGTGCCAGATCAGTGACCGGGCAGAATTATCAAGCAAGTCTTTTCCTGATTTTGTAAAAGGTGACGACGGTACATATCATACGGCGAATTTCGAAAACTCCAAGAAGAAAGTCTTCATTGAAGCGGAAGCGGGCGTGTCATCGATAAAGGTCAGAAGGTATTGA
- a CDS encoding isoprenylcysteine carboxylmethyltransferase family protein, producing the protein MAQLIVFAAGSALMLYISRKGLVDRHSYGYYRFFGFEFVLLSIVANMDPWFVSPFAPLQLISWLALASSIAIAAVGFVTLRKNGKPASGVDDTTLIVTSGIYRFIRHPLYLSLILLEIGAVLKSPSLFGGILIVGGMFSFFSTARAEETFNTAKFGAVYEEYMVHTKMFVPYLF; encoded by the coding sequence ATGGCACAACTGATTGTCTTCGCGGCAGGGTCGGCATTAATGCTTTACATTTCTCGTAAGGGACTCGTCGACCGCCACTCCTATGGATACTACAGGTTCTTTGGGTTTGAATTTGTGCTGCTGTCAATTGTCGCGAACATGGATCCCTGGTTCGTGTCACCCTTTGCGCCGCTGCAGCTCATCTCATGGCTCGCGCTGGCATCTTCGATAGCTATTGCGGCGGTAGGATTTGTCACGCTCCGTAAAAATGGAAAACCGGCCTCCGGCGTGGATGATACAACGCTAATTGTAACTAGCGGCATTTATCGATTCATCAGACATCCTCTTTACCTGTCCCTTATCCTCCTGGAAATAGGAGCAGTCCTGAAATCTCCATCTCTGTTTGGCGGGATACTTATCGTAGGTGGAATGTTTTCATTCTTCAGTACCGCCCGCGCTGAGGAAACATTCAACACTGCCAAGTTCGGTGCTGTTTACGAAGAGTACATGGTACACACGAAAATGTTCGTGCCATACCTGTTTTAG
- a CDS encoding sodium/solute symporter (Members of the Solute:Sodium Symporter (SSS), TC 2.A.21 as described in tcdb.org, catalyze solute:Na+ symport. Known solutes for members of the family include sugars, amino acids, nucleosides, inositols, vitamins, urea or anions, depending on the system.): protein MPSLLTMTPVDWVIIVLYFVVVLVIGFYLKKYTHTGEEFFMAGRKMTAWIAGLSFISANLSSLETMGWSAMSYQYGMLGAHAYLIGAIPAILFLAVVMMPFYYVSRTHSVPGYLKLRFGESSRLLAGISFTFMTVLVCGVNMFAMAKIMQLLLGWNFDVCIWVSSLTVAVYVSLGGLLSAVFNEVLQFFLIWLGLLLIPILGIIDAGGWTNMMAAISAQHPGQNFTSLWASLGSASDNPMGMHWTGMVFGLGLAVSFGYWCTDFLQVQRVMAAKSLRAAQNGTIIGAGIKMMVPLIVTIPGLLGLAVLTQKSGIVLVPESVAQATGGHSYNEVLPLMMARYLGPGLLGLGITAMVAGFMSGMAGNVSAFATVWTYDVYRPLINKNAEDSHYVSMGRWSSIVGVFIAILTAYAARLFSNILVYLQVLVSFFIIPLFGVVILGMLWKRATSSAGFWGFLSGILTSVGEFVYVHMFPGYFDATKLNPAHTKIIALSPLAQDMAVNMYSALWSLCVCVTVTVLVSLFTKPKSSEELKNLVYGFTHAPDEGPIPWYRHPKLWASVVLVVLITVNIIFW from the coding sequence ATGCCTTCACTTCTGACAATGACGCCGGTCGACTGGGTGATCATTGTACTGTACTTCGTCGTTGTCCTTGTGATCGGTTTCTATCTTAAGAAGTATACGCACACCGGCGAAGAGTTTTTCATGGCCGGCAGGAAGATGACAGCCTGGATCGCGGGACTGAGCTTCATATCGGCGAACCTGAGCTCTCTCGAGACGATGGGTTGGTCGGCCATGTCGTACCAGTACGGGATGCTGGGCGCGCATGCATATCTCATCGGGGCGATTCCTGCGATACTGTTCCTGGCGGTAGTAATGATGCCGTTCTATTATGTCAGCAGAACGCATTCCGTCCCCGGCTACCTCAAACTCAGATTCGGAGAGTCGAGCAGACTCCTCGCCGGAATTTCTTTTACGTTCATGACCGTACTTGTTTGCGGTGTCAATATGTTCGCGATGGCGAAGATCATGCAGCTCCTTCTGGGTTGGAATTTCGATGTCTGCATCTGGGTTTCGTCTCTTACGGTTGCGGTGTATGTTTCTTTAGGCGGACTCCTTTCGGCGGTCTTCAACGAAGTGCTGCAGTTCTTCCTGATCTGGCTCGGGCTCCTTCTCATTCCGATTCTCGGGATAATCGATGCGGGGGGCTGGACAAACATGATGGCTGCTATAAGCGCTCAGCATCCGGGCCAGAACTTCACGAGCCTCTGGGCAAGTCTCGGCTCCGCCTCCGATAACCCGATGGGTATGCATTGGACAGGAATGGTTTTCGGACTGGGACTGGCTGTTTCATTTGGATACTGGTGCACTGATTTTTTACAGGTACAACGCGTGATGGCGGCGAAAAGCCTGAGAGCGGCGCAGAACGGCACGATTATCGGCGCCGGAATAAAAATGATGGTCCCGCTTATCGTGACGATTCCCGGCTTGCTCGGGCTGGCGGTACTCACCCAAAAGTCGGGCATTGTTCTCGTTCCGGAAAGTGTCGCGCAGGCAACCGGCGGCCACAGCTACAACGAAGTGCTGCCGCTTATGATGGCACGATATCTCGGTCCGGGTCTGCTCGGTCTCGGTATCACCGCGATGGTTGCGGGATTTATGTCGGGAATGGCCGGCAACGTAAGCGCGTTCGCGACAGTCTGGACGTACGATGTGTATCGCCCTCTCATTAACAAGAATGCTGAAGACTCCCATTATGTGAGCATGGGACGCTGGAGCTCGATCGTAGGAGTATTTATCGCAATCCTAACCGCTTATGCGGCCCGACTCTTCAGTAACATCCTTGTTTATCTGCAAGTGCTCGTATCGTTTTTCATTATCCCTCTCTTCGGCGTGGTAATTCTAGGAATGCTCTGGAAACGCGCAACTTCATCCGCGGGGTTCTGGGGATTCCTTTCCGGGATTCTGACATCGGTCGGCGAGTTCGTTTATGTCCATATGTTCCCGGGCTATTTTGATGCGACGAAGTTGAATCCTGCACATACGAAGATCATCGCGCTCTCGCCGCTCGCGCAAGATATGGCTGTGAACATGTACAGCGCTCTCTGGTCCCTGTGTGTTTGCGTCACTGTAACTGTTCTGGTCAGCTTGTTTACGAAACCGAAATCAAGCGAAGAACTTAAGAATCTTGTTTACGGATTTACACACGCGCCGGATGAGGGGCCGATTCCATGGTACAGGCACCCTAAGTTGTGGGCGAGCGTAGTGCTCGTTGTTCTCATTACGGTCAATATCATTTTCTGGTGA
- a CDS encoding class II aldolase/adducin family protein, protein MESTLDSMKDEMIGVGKRVYDRGFVASNDGNISLRLDERSVLITPTGVSKGFMKRDDLIIIDMDARLIEGKRKPSSESNMHVQIYKDRPDVNGICHAHPPYATGFAVAGIPLDKMILPEFIIAVGRVPVVEYGTTGTYELYGAMAKYIQDYDAFLLANHGATTVGSSVLSAYHKMETLEHAAKIQFLAHQLGRINELNKKQVSQLISLREKFGIRKDVGLKPVRRPRRK, encoded by the coding sequence ATGGAATCAACGCTCGATTCAATGAAAGACGAAATGATCGGGGTCGGGAAAAGAGTATACGATCGCGGATTCGTGGCATCGAATGACGGTAACATAAGTTTGCGCCTCGACGAACGATCGGTCCTGATTACTCCGACTGGTGTGAGTAAAGGATTTATGAAGCGCGACGATCTCATAATAATCGATATGGACGCCAGGCTGATCGAAGGAAAGAGAAAACCTTCGTCTGAATCCAACATGCATGTGCAGATATACAAAGATCGTCCCGACGTCAATGGGATCTGTCATGCGCATCCGCCCTACGCAACCGGGTTTGCAGTCGCAGGGATTCCTCTCGATAAGATGATACTCCCGGAATTCATAATTGCGGTCGGCCGTGTCCCGGTGGTGGAATATGGAACAACCGGCACATACGAACTGTATGGCGCTATGGCAAAATACATACAGGACTACGATGCGTTCCTGCTTGCGAATCATGGCGCGACGACGGTCGGCAGCAGTGTCCTCTCGGCGTACCACAAGATGGAAACATTGGAGCATGCAGCTAAAATCCAGTTCCTCGCTCATCAGTTGGGGAGAATCAATGAACTAAACAAGAAGCAGGTGAGTCAGCTGATTTCTCTCAGAGAAAAGTTCGGGATTCGCAAAGATGTCGGGTTGAAGCCGGTGCGTCGGCCCCGAAGAAAATAG
- a CDS encoding L-fucose isomerase, whose translation MKTESFKLNAPVNRLKGSMPKIGIRPVIDGRRKGVRESLENQTMSMARSAAKFLGENIKHSNGLPVEFVIPKFCIGGAAEAAECAELFAREGVGVSLTVTPCWCYGTEVMDPDPVMPKAVWGFNGTERPGAVYLAAALAGYTQKGLPTFGIYGKDVQDAGDTTIPADVKDKLLRFAKAGLAAAQLKGKSYLSIGSVSMGIAGSVVDPSFFHDYLGMRNETVDMSEIIRRVEENIFDRKEFETALAWTRRYCNEGEDPNTEKKSRERKDYEWEFVVKMAIIARDLMVGNPALAEAGFGEEAMGHNAIVAGFQGQRQWTDHFPNGDFLEAILNSSFDWNGIRQPYIMATENDSLNGTAMLLSHLLSGTAQIFSDVRTYWSPAAVKRITRKSLKGKAANGILHLINSGSTTLDGTGRQRLRGKPAMKPFWEISSEEAIACLNATRWCPATSEYFRGGGFSSQFLTEGDMPVTMSRINLVKGLGPVLQIAEGYTVELPSDVNRTLDRRTDRTWPTTWFAPILTGSGAFTSVYSVMANWGANHGAIGYGHIGDALITLASMLRIPVNMHNVAQERIYRPSAWNAFGTQDLEGADYRACKNFGPLYGLHP comes from the coding sequence ATGAAGACAGAATCTTTCAAATTGAATGCGCCCGTGAATCGTCTCAAGGGAAGCATGCCGAAAATCGGAATACGTCCCGTCATCGATGGCAGACGCAAGGGCGTCAGGGAATCGCTCGAGAACCAGACAATGTCGATGGCACGGTCCGCCGCAAAATTTCTGGGAGAGAACATTAAGCACTCAAACGGACTGCCGGTAGAGTTTGTTATTCCTAAGTTCTGTATCGGTGGAGCAGCTGAGGCGGCGGAATGCGCGGAGCTGTTTGCGAGAGAAGGCGTGGGCGTGTCGCTCACGGTGACGCCGTGCTGGTGTTATGGTACAGAGGTGATGGACCCGGACCCGGTCATGCCGAAAGCTGTGTGGGGATTCAACGGGACGGAGCGCCCCGGAGCTGTCTACCTCGCAGCGGCACTCGCTGGTTACACGCAGAAGGGTCTTCCCACATTCGGTATTTATGGTAAAGACGTCCAGGACGCCGGCGACACGACGATCCCTGCGGACGTGAAGGACAAGCTGCTGCGATTTGCGAAGGCTGGTCTTGCAGCGGCACAGCTAAAAGGAAAATCGTACTTGTCCATCGGATCTGTATCTATGGGAATCGCAGGATCGGTGGTCGATCCCAGCTTCTTCCATGATTACCTCGGCATGCGGAACGAGACGGTAGACATGTCGGAAATCATCCGTCGAGTCGAAGAGAATATTTTTGACCGGAAGGAATTCGAAACAGCTCTTGCGTGGACGAGGAGATACTGCAATGAAGGTGAAGACCCAAACACGGAAAAGAAATCGCGCGAGCGCAAGGACTACGAATGGGAATTCGTGGTCAAGATGGCAATCATCGCCAGGGACCTGATGGTCGGAAACCCTGCACTCGCGGAAGCGGGTTTCGGTGAAGAAGCCATGGGTCACAACGCGATTGTCGCCGGATTCCAGGGACAAAGACAATGGACGGATCATTTTCCAAACGGAGATTTTCTCGAGGCAATCCTGAATTCCTCTTTCGATTGGAACGGCATTCGACAACCTTATATCATGGCGACCGAAAATGACAGTCTGAACGGCACGGCCATGCTTCTCAGTCATCTTCTCAGCGGCACCGCGCAGATATTTTCCGATGTCAGGACATACTGGAGTCCGGCAGCGGTGAAACGAATCACCAGGAAATCCCTGAAGGGAAAAGCTGCGAACGGCATTCTTCACCTCATAAATTCCGGATCCACCACGCTTGATGGTACAGGAAGACAGCGGTTGAGAGGGAAACCGGCAATGAAACCGTTTTGGGAAATCTCATCCGAGGAAGCAATTGCCTGTCTCAACGCGACGCGCTGGTGTCCCGCGACATCCGAATACTTCCGCGGCGGCGGATTCTCGTCTCAATTCCTTACAGAAGGAGACATGCCGGTGACTATGAGCCGGATAAACCTTGTGAAAGGTCTGGGTCCCGTTCTCCAGATTGCCGAAGGATATACGGTCGAACTACCTTCCGATGTCAATCGGACCCTCGACAGGCGCACAGATCGGACCTGGCCTACAACATGGTTCGCTCCGATCCTCACAGGGAGCGGTGCCTTCACCAGCGTCTACTCTGTAATGGCAAACTGGGGCGCCAACCATGGTGCAATAGGCTACGGACACATCGGCGACGCACTCATCACCCTCGCGTCGATGCTCAGGATTCCGGTCAACATGCACAACGTGGCTCAGGAAAGGATTTATAGGCCAAGTGCGTGGAACGCGTTCGGCACGCAGGACCTGGAGGGTGCCGATTACAGGGCGTGCAAAAACTTCGGCCCGCTCTACGGACTCCATCCTTGA
- a CDS encoding rhamnulokinase family protein: MKKYLAFDFGADSGRAILGIVSGGKVRLEEVHRFPNRQITIDGHLHWDAAYLLDELKKGLSLAVKQGHADISSVGIDSWGVDFAIVGEDGRLIEQPYSYRDSRTNGMMEQVFKKISKAEIYSCTGIQFMQINSIYQLYSEFCDNPARLNSSVTLLFMADLFNYFLTGKKLSEYTIASTSQLLNVHEKRWDSKIFSSLGLPIGIMAPIVDPGTILGPLARELGRESGLGEDVNVVAVGCHDTASAVAAVPATGDDWAFLSSGTWSIIGTELDHPNVSEEALRDDFTNEGGVRNRIRFVRNVMGMWLLQELRRNWKVEGKDYSYDELSNMAEHARRIGSVIDPEDMSFLNPPYMAAVVRDYCKKTHQRIPQTDEEIVFCVLHSLAIKYSSTLQKMRCITGRKTSRLHIVGGGSRNDLLNQMTADACGIPVTAGPAEATALGNIMVQAMADGEVESLDEARRIVGESFPVKVFKPAGRYKEKGYG; encoded by the coding sequence TTGAAGAAGTACCTCGCATTTGATTTCGGCGCCGACAGTGGACGAGCAATCCTGGGTATTGTGTCCGGCGGTAAGGTTCGGCTCGAAGAGGTACACCGGTTCCCAAACAGGCAAATCACGATCGACGGACATCTCCACTGGGACGCCGCCTATCTGCTTGACGAGCTGAAGAAAGGACTATCACTTGCAGTGAAACAGGGTCATGCAGACATCTCGTCGGTCGGGATAGATTCGTGGGGAGTCGACTTTGCGATCGTCGGAGAAGATGGCCGACTCATCGAGCAGCCATATTCCTACCGGGACTCGAGAACAAACGGTATGATGGAACAGGTGTTCAAAAAAATCTCAAAGGCGGAGATTTATTCGTGCACGGGAATACAATTCATGCAGATCAATTCGATCTATCAGCTTTATTCCGAATTCTGCGACAATCCAGCGAGGCTTAATTCATCCGTGACGCTCCTGTTCATGGCTGACCTTTTCAATTATTTCCTTACGGGGAAAAAATTATCCGAATACACGATCGCATCGACTTCACAGTTGTTGAACGTGCATGAAAAGAGATGGGACAGCAAAATATTTTCAAGTCTCGGATTGCCGATAGGTATTATGGCTCCTATCGTGGATCCGGGGACTATACTCGGTCCACTGGCACGTGAACTCGGACGGGAAAGCGGGCTAGGGGAAGATGTTAATGTCGTTGCGGTTGGGTGCCACGATACGGCGAGCGCGGTCGCGGCAGTTCCGGCCACAGGCGACGACTGGGCTTTCCTGAGTTCTGGTACCTGGTCAATAATCGGAACCGAGTTGGACCATCCCAACGTAAGTGAAGAGGCGCTTAGAGATGATTTCACGAACGAGGGTGGAGTACGCAACAGAATCAGATTTGTACGGAACGTAATGGGAATGTGGCTTCTGCAGGAGCTTCGGAGGAATTGGAAAGTCGAGGGAAAAGACTATTCTTACGACGAACTTTCGAATATGGCCGAGCACGCGCGCAGGATCGGGTCGGTAATAGATCCGGAAGACATGTCGTTCCTGAACCCGCCCTATATGGCAGCCGTCGTAAGAGATTATTGCAAAAAGACTCATCAACGGATTCCGCAGACGGATGAAGAAATTGTTTTCTGCGTACTTCACAGTCTAGCAATTAAGTATTCATCTACCCTGCAGAAGATGAGGTGTATAACGGGAAGGAAGACATCGCGGCTTCACATAGTGGGAGGAGGATCAAGGAACGACTTGCTGAATCAAATGACTGCGGACGCTTGCGGGATTCCTGTGACTGCGGGTCCTGCGGAAGCAACGGCTTTGGGGAATATCATGGTACAGGCGATGGCGGATGGGGAAGTCGAGTCGCTTGACGAAGCAAGGAGAATTGTGGGGGAATCGTTTCCGGTAAAAGTGTTTAAGCCGGCGGGCCGGTACAAAGAAAAAGGATACGGATAA
- a CDS encoding GIY-YIG nuclease family protein — MVFYYVYFLRSTLRDFLYVGSTNDLRRRLNEHVTGLIQSTKAYRPLELVAYVAVQTERKARELEKYFKTGSGKAILKKRIV; from the coding sequence ATGGTATTCTATTACGTGTATTTCTTGAGGAGTACTCTGCGGGACTTCCTGTATGTTGGCTCTACAAATGATCTCCGCAGAAGACTAAATGAACATGTTACGGGTTTGATCCAATCTACAAAGGCGTATCGACCACTTGAGCTCGTCGCTTATGTTGCCGTTCAAACCGAACGCAAAGCCAGAGAACTCGAAAAGTATTTCAAGACAGGTTCTGGCAAAGCTATTCTGAAGAAGCGAATCGTTTAG
- a CDS encoding DinB family protein, with protein sequence MKTNHQHDKLLSAWRTNNRVTEYFFENLPAELWSEKVPGAPRRTIRMIAGHIHNARCMWIKMVGKQYGIKVPKSVDRRRVGRNELLSALKRSSQGIVDLLTAGLDDGGALNINITWSNIPSDVVHFMTYLVAHEAHHRGQIVLAARALGHRLPQEITSGLWQWKKRNREVAAGRSGGGERKATTRRSHSG encoded by the coding sequence ATGAAGACTAACCATCAACACGATAAACTTCTCTCCGCCTGGCGTACAAACAACCGGGTGACTGAATATTTTTTCGAAAACCTCCCGGCGGAATTATGGAGCGAAAAGGTTCCGGGCGCGCCACGGCGGACGATCCGCATGATCGCAGGCCATATCCATAATGCGCGGTGTATGTGGATCAAAATGGTCGGCAAACAATACGGGATTAAAGTACCGAAGAGTGTCGACCGAAGGCGTGTCGGTCGTAATGAACTACTCAGTGCCCTGAAGCGGAGCAGCCAGGGGATCGTCGACTTGCTGACCGCAGGTCTCGATGATGGGGGAGCGCTGAACATTAATATTACCTGGTCTAATATCCCCTCCGATGTGGTACACTTCATGACGTACCTCGTGGCACACGAAGCCCACCATCGCGGACAGATTGTTCTCGCTGCCAGAGCGCTAGGCCATCGACTTCCGCAGGAAATTACATCCGGTCTCTGGCAGTGGAAAAAACGAAACCGGGAAGTTGCGGCAGGACGATCGGGCGGCGGCGAAAGAAAAGCGACAACACGGCGCTCACACTCCGGTTAG